A single genomic interval of Cyanobacteria bacterium GSL.Bin1 harbors:
- a CDS encoding UvrD-helicase domain-containing protein, whose protein sequence is MEFRIADTFTNSLAQLTNQEQKAVKTTAFDLQMNPAQPSLKFHKLDRLKDARFWSVSVNRDLRLIIHKTDTSLLLCYVDHHDDAYAWARKRKIECHPRTGAAQIVEVRETVEEVTISSPERETAKKPKKPLLFAEVSDDDLLGYGVPTDWLKEVRQATEDTLFDIAEHLPQEAAEALLELATGGKPKIAKEVPSDTDPFNHPDAQRRFRVLTDVEELERALAFPWEKWSVFLHPAQRELVERPFNGPARVSGSAGTGKTIVALHRAVFLARQHPQAKVLLTTFSHALADALAIKLERLIGSNSEIADRVWVRSIKDFGYELYKQKLGQPKIATPDVRRSLLVEVGAEIAPDRFTERFLWEEWTEVADAWQIQSWEAYREVPRLGRKTRLGGKQREALWSIFERVNQELDQRNLVTWAGIFRRVEEALVESSEYPFDFAVVDEAQDLGIAELHFLASLGKQHPDSLFFTGDQGQRIFQQPFSWKALGVDIRGRSRTLNINYRTSHQIREKADRLLPFSLSDVDGNVEERKGTVSVFNGPPPQLEILSDSNQEIQTVGKWIKDCLDNGFQPYEIGIFVRETQQLERAKHAIELAQANSVELDHKIIPTSDCIAVSTMHLAKGMEFRAVAVMACDDEVIPLQERIETVADEADLEEVYRTERHLLYVACTRARDRLLVTGVDPASEFLEDIET, encoded by the coding sequence ATGGAATTTCGCATTGCAGACACATTTACAAATAGTTTGGCACAACTAACCAATCAGGAACAAAAAGCAGTCAAAACCACCGCCTTTGACCTGCAAATGAATCCTGCTCAACCGAGTCTAAAATTTCATAAACTCGATCGCCTAAAAGATGCCCGATTCTGGTCGGTTAGTGTTAACCGCGATTTGCGCCTCATTATCCACAAAACAGACACCAGTTTACTGCTTTGCTATGTGGATCACCATGATGATGCTTATGCTTGGGCTAGAAAACGAAAAATTGAATGCCATCCTCGCACAGGAGCAGCACAAATTGTAGAAGTGCGGGAAACTGTAGAAGAGGTTACCATTTCTTCCCCTGAGCGCGAGACCGCCAAGAAACCGAAAAAGCCCTTGCTATTTGCCGAAGTGAGCGATGATGATTTACTCGGATATGGCGTTCCGACCGACTGGCTGAAAGAAGTGCGACAAGCCACAGAAGACACTCTCTTTGACATTGCCGAACATTTACCCCAAGAAGCAGCAGAAGCTCTATTAGAACTCGCGACTGGCGGTAAACCGAAGATTGCCAAAGAAGTTCCCTCCGACACCGATCCCTTTAACCATCCCGATGCACAACGCCGTTTTCGAGTTCTTACTGATGTCGAGGAATTAGAGCGGGCTTTAGCGTTTCCTTGGGAAAAATGGAGTGTTTTCTTGCATCCTGCTCAACGAGAATTAGTCGAACGCCCATTTAATGGACCCGCCCGCGTTTCTGGTTCGGCTGGAACCGGGAAAACCATCGTCGCCCTCCATCGTGCGGTCTTTTTAGCTCGTCAGCATCCCCAAGCAAAAGTTTTACTCACCACATTTTCTCATGCTCTTGCTGATGCCCTTGCCATTAAACTAGAGCGTCTGATTGGCAGTAACTCGGAAATCGCCGATCGCGTTTGGGTGAGATCGATTAAAGACTTTGGCTATGAACTGTATAAACAGAAATTGGGTCAGCCGAAAATTGCTACACCGGATGTGCGGCGATCGCTGCTGGTAGAAGTAGGAGCAGAAATCGCACCCGATCGCTTTACTGAACGGTTCTTATGGGAAGAATGGACAGAAGTGGCTGATGCTTGGCAGATTCAATCCTGGGAAGCCTATCGGGAAGTCCCGCGTCTGGGACGAAAAACTCGTCTTGGCGGGAAACAACGAGAAGCCTTGTGGTCAATTTTTGAGCGCGTTAACCAAGAACTTGATCAGAGAAACTTAGTCACCTGGGCAGGCATTTTTCGGAGGGTAGAGGAGGCTTTAGTTGAGTCTAGCGAATATCCCTTTGACTTTGCCGTTGTCGATGAAGCACAGGATTTGGGAATCGCTGAGTTACATTTTCTGGCGAGTTTAGGCAAACAACATCCAGATAGTCTCTTTTTCACCGGCGATCAAGGTCAGCGCATCTTCCAGCAACCGTTTTCATGGAAAGCATTAGGGGTTGATATCAGAGGGCGATCGCGCACCTTAAATATTAATTATCGCACCAGCCACCAAATCCGAGAAAAAGCCGATCGTCTCCTCCCCTTCTCTTTAAGCGATGTGGACGGCAATGTAGAAGAACGCAAAGGAACTGTCTCTGTTTTTAATGGTCCCCCACCGCAACTGGAGATTCTTTCCGATTCCAATCAGGAAATCCAAACCGTTGGCAAATGGATTAAAGACTGTCTCGACAATGGGTTTCAGCCCTATGAAATTGGCATCTTCGTTCGAGAAACGCAACAACTGGAACGAGCAAAACACGCTATTGAACTGGCTCAAGCGAACTCTGTCGAGTTAGACCATAAAATTATTCCCACTTCCGACTGTATTGCCGTTAGCACCATGCACTTAGCCAAAGGAATGGAATTTCGGGCGGTTGCGGTCATGGCGTGTGATGATGAAGTGATTCCCTTACAAGAACGGATTGAAACGGTTGCCGATGAAGCGGATTTAGAAGAAGTTTATCGGACAGAACGGCATTTGCTGTATGTGGCTTGTACTCGGGCGCGCGATCGTTTGTTGGTCACAGGTGTTGATCCAGCCTCAGAATTTCTTGAGGATATTGAAACTTAA
- a CDS encoding nucleotidyltransferase, whose protein sequence is MNRTNTSPIPPNLKAKQQEIIEISARYGASNIRVFGSYARGEATPNSDLDLLMDLKQGISLLDRIALKQELEDLLGIKVDIAKPENLHEIIREKVLEEAIPL, encoded by the coding sequence ATGAATCGAACTAATACCAGTCCAATTCCCCCAAATCTTAAAGCAAAACAACAAGAAATCATAGAGATTTCAGCAAGATATGGAGCTTCTAATATTCGTGTTTTTGGGTCTTACGCGAGAGGAGAAGCAACCCCAAATAGCGATCTTGATTTATTAATGGATTTAAAACAAGGAATTAGTTTGCTAGATAGAATCGCACTAAAACAAGAGCTAGAAGACTTACTCGGCATAAAAGTTGATATTGCTAAACCTGAAAATCTCCATGAAATAATCCGAGAAAAAGTATTAGAAGAAGCGATTCCATTATGA
- a CDS encoding DUF86 domain-containing protein: protein MKNELLYLSNIKDCIENIEAYTIEGKEVFLQNRMMQDAVIRNLEIIGEATKLLSSETREQYPNVPWRRMAGLRDVLIHNYLRVDLEEVWMIVETNLPDLKSKINQIIIDLS from the coding sequence ATGAAAAATGAACTTCTTTACTTGAGTAATATCAAAGACTGTATAGAAAATATAGAAGCCTATACAATTGAAGGCAAGGAAGTCTTTCTACAAAATCGCATGATGCAAGATGCTGTCATTCGCAATTTAGAAATTATTGGAGAAGCAACCAAACTTTTATCTTCGGAAACGCGGGAGCAATATCCTAATGTTCCTTGGCGAAGAATGGCAGGGTTAAGAGATGTACTAATTCACAATTATCTCAGGGTAGATTTAGAGGAAGTATGGATGATTGTTGAAACAAACTTACCTGATCTCAAAAGCAAAATCAATCAAATTATTATTGATCTTTCTTAA
- a CDS encoding DUF86 domain-containing protein translates to MSNRKVEDYLQDMLDAINATEQFILGFDFAAFQADQKTIFAVTRAVEIVGEASKQVPLEIRDAYPSVPWKEIAGMRDKMIHHYFGINLKILWNTAQQDFPQLKQQLQQILDDIQ, encoded by the coding sequence ATGAGCAATCGCAAAGTAGAAGACTACTTACAAGATATGCTTGATGCCATTAATGCCACTGAACAATTTATTCTTGGTTTTGACTTTGCTGCCTTTCAAGCTGATCAAAAAACCATTTTTGCGGTTACCCGTGCTGTAGAAATTGTCGGTGAAGCCTCCAAGCAAGTTCCCCTAGAAATAAGAGATGCTTATCCGAGCGTCCCTTGGAAAGAAATTGCAGGAATGAGAGACAAAATGATCCATCACTATTTTGGAATTAATCTAAAGATTTTGTGGAATACGGCTCAGCAAGATTTTCCTCAATTAAAACAACAACTTCAACAAATTTTAGACGATATTCAGTGA